The following proteins are encoded in a genomic region of Gammaproteobacteria bacterium:
- a CDS encoding murein peptide amidase A translates to MLASIATAEDRLAEELDSFCKRVDAKLSSVNRGECLRLGLVDSGADSNEATPLWYRDFEPDEPVARVLLIGGIHGDEYSSVSIVFKWLAMLEENLGERFHWRVVPVLNPDGLLRPPRMSSRMNANGVDLNRNFPTPNWDEEAHEYWIKRTWKNKRRYPGPAALSEPETSWLVEQIESFQPHAVVAVHAPHGVVDFDGPRVPPRQLGPLELRLLGTYPGSMGRYIGVHRGIPLLTLELESAFGMPVYEEVHAIWYDMLGWLHEKIAIPLKLARESEAANDLIRVGPKPDNEG, encoded by the coding sequence ATGCTGGCCAGCATTGCGACAGCCGAGGACCGGCTGGCAGAAGAGCTCGACTCATTCTGCAAGCGCGTCGATGCCAAGCTCAGCTCGGTCAATCGCGGTGAGTGCCTTCGTCTCGGTCTGGTCGACAGCGGCGCTGATTCCAACGAGGCAACACCCCTGTGGTACCGGGATTTTGAACCCGATGAGCCGGTCGCGCGCGTGTTGCTGATTGGTGGCATCCACGGCGACGAGTACAGCTCTGTCAGCATAGTGTTCAAATGGCTGGCGATGCTTGAGGAAAACCTCGGTGAAAGGTTTCACTGGCGTGTGGTACCGGTGCTCAATCCTGACGGACTCCTCCGACCGCCGCGCATGTCGTCCCGCATGAACGCCAACGGTGTCGACCTGAACCGCAATTTCCCTACCCCAAACTGGGATGAAGAGGCGCATGAGTACTGGATAAAGCGGACCTGGAAAAACAAGCGTCGCTATCCCGGACCGGCGGCCCTCAGCGAACCTGAAACAAGCTGGCTGGTTGAGCAGATCGAGAGCTTCCAGCCTCATGCCGTCGTTGCCGTGCACGCGCCACATGGCGTTGTCGATTTTGATGGGCCGCGCGTGCCGCCGCGTCAGCTGGGTCCACTCGAACTGCGGTTGCTCGGTACGTATCCGGGTTCTATGGGACGGTACATTGGTGTACACCGCGGTATCCCGCTATTGACGCTGGAACTGGAGAGCGCCTTCGGCATGCCTGTGTATGAAGAGGTCCACGCGATCTGGTACGACATGCTCGGTTGGCTGCACGAGAAGATTGCAATTCCTCTCAAGCTGGCGAGGGAAAGCGAAGCTGCCAACGACCTGATACGGGTAGGCCCCAAGCCGGACAACGAGGGTTGA
- a CDS encoding SGNH/GDSL hydrolase family protein has product MNTTGRFFAHGSVLLAPLLYAQGLYTRSKISRLPEAAGPRSGRVAGGASVLRLLLLGESTVAGVGAASHDEGLAGQAAGAVSAMTGSTVDWRVHAANGVTAAGLRASLNELPPDTRADLIVVGLGANDVFRLQGPVGWERDLQALIDDVRERCGFAPVILCAMPPIGHFPGLPQPLRSVLGLRAKLLDHATEKLAGRKTSVHYLPFELEMDPALFSADGIHPSTQCYALWGDAIARLAIEHLPARG; this is encoded by the coding sequence ATGAACACAACCGGCCGCTTTTTTGCCCATGGTTCAGTCTTGCTGGCCCCGCTGCTCTACGCACAGGGGCTGTACACTCGCTCGAAGATTTCCCGCCTGCCGGAGGCCGCGGGACCGCGCAGCGGCCGGGTGGCGGGTGGCGCAAGTGTATTGCGGCTGCTATTGCTCGGCGAATCTACAGTGGCCGGTGTAGGTGCTGCCAGCCACGACGAGGGACTGGCCGGGCAGGCCGCGGGCGCAGTCAGCGCCATGACCGGCTCGACAGTCGACTGGCGTGTGCACGCGGCTAACGGTGTAACGGCAGCCGGATTGCGTGCCAGCCTCAATGAACTGCCCCCCGATACGCGGGCGGACCTTATTGTTGTGGGTCTCGGTGCCAATGACGTATTCCGCCTGCAGGGGCCGGTTGGCTGGGAGCGGGACCTTCAGGCACTGATTGACGACGTGCGCGAGCGCTGCGGTTTTGCCCCGGTAATTCTTTGCGCCATGCCGCCGATTGGTCATTTCCCTGGCCTGCCACAGCCGTTGCGCAGCGTGCTCGGTTTGCGTGCAAAGCTACTTGACCATGCCACCGAAAAACTGGCGGGCCGCAAGACAAGCGTCCACTATCTGCCATTCGAACTGGAAATGGATCCGGCGCTGTTTTCTGCTGACGGCATACATCCGTCGACCCAATGCTACGCGCTGTGGGGTGATGCTATAGCCCGGCTGGCTATCGAACACCTGCCGGCGCGTGGCTGA